The Dermacentor silvarum isolate Dsil-2018 chromosome 11, BIME_Dsil_1.4, whole genome shotgun sequence region ttaaCAAAGGTAccaacatatttattgtccttattGGTGGTCATCATGACCATAAGGTGATCAAACCAAGTATTCCGGTTTAACGTCACAAAGCAATGTACAAGCTAGTGGGATAGGGGGCTTCAGGCTAATTTCAACCACCGCTGGTTCACAAATGCGCACGAGCGCTCTTTGTATTCGAccccccatcggaatgcagctgCTGCAGCCGGGAATGGAACACGCTACCTCAGCACAATGCCATAGTGACTGGGCCACCATAGCATGTTCTAACAGTGATACTACCAGTAATGGACCAGTGAGGTTTCAGTGATGATTCATGCTAGTACTAAGCAGAGTGAAATAGAGAATATGCTCGTGGAAAGGTAAGTGAAAATCTGTAAACTCTACAACAAGCCACGTAGTCAATGTAAACATGACGTGGAAATTGATTTAATGTTATAGCAGGATACGTGCCAGTCATCACTCCGTTAAAAGTCGTAAAAAATATAATGTTTATCAAAAAAGGTTGTGAATATTTAAGAATGTAAACTGGTTTGCACTTGTAAAATTAGAACATCTTATTGCCCTCCAAACAGTTCTCTGCTGCTGAGTTTATGTTCCAAATCCAGTGATTCTATCAATAAATGAGCAATGCTTGGAACTCCTGATTAGGAATTAGGCACAGCTTCACTCACCATTCTTTCCTTTGTGATGTCAGTGGACTGAAACTGAAGACTTTGAGGGCAGGTATTGATTCGAGGAATAAAATATGTGAACACAGTCTTGGACAAAAGATTATGAAGCATACATTTCTGTGATCATGTACTACCAGTGTCAAATGAAGCAGAAACAGCAATGCTCATGGCcaaagcataactgaaggtacagTGTAGGCCAACGGTTATTTGTTACCCGAGACAGGTGCGCACATCCGGATTGTCGCACTACTGCAAAAGGTTGCTTCTGGTTTCTTTGATTAAAAAGcgaaaaaacgaaaacaaagggAAACAGAAGCAAAACTATCGCAGCAGGGCAAGCACTCTGTGGGCAAACCAGATGTGTGCATCTGTTTCTGGAAATGAATGGCCgaaggcgtgcactgcagcttcAGTAATGCTTTGGGCTTGCACTTTGCTGTTCGCATTTCGTTTGATGCCAACAGTACAGCCGTCACCCACAAACGTTTACAGGACAAGGGATTTCAAAGTTTCTATCAGTTGACATGGAATTTCACTCAAATATGCTGCTTCTTGAACTTGTTATTTCAGCACAGCAAAGGAGATCGAAAAGTGCGATCAGCATGTGTTTGTCAAACGAATACAACACAACAAATAAGACAGGATCAAACAATTTGTGGAAGGTAGTGCACAAGACATGCTGCAATAGTTCTGTGCAAGGTACATCCTAATGCAATTTTCCACTGCAATGTAAATTAGAAACTCCCAAATCGTTCCAGAGAAACCACACACAAGAAAAATTCATCCGCGACCATTTACAAGATAAACTTATCACAGAAGGCAAATGTTAAAATGAAGTAATAGTGTGTATGATAGCATAGTTAAACTTTAAAATAGCAGAGTATATCACATGTAAGACTTGTATGTACCCACGACGCTCATATATCAGCGCATGACCACGGTATTTAAAAGCCGTCAGTCTCTTCAACAATTCCCTCCCGCTGTATTCTAAACAACACCGTGGTACGTCCGAACGTTGGTGCTTTGTAAAAAATAGCCTTGCAGAGACCATCCTCTTCCACGAATGTTGCCCTGTAGGCACACTCGTGCCCAAACCCCTGTCCCAAAGCTGGAGCAATCACAAGGGACGACGGGTCGCTGTAGCTGGGCTTCATAGACAAGTGATTCGTAACTAGTACGGCTGCACCACAGTTCGCGATTTCGACGAGCTTCTGCGTCAGTCCGCTGAGCACCTTCTTCCTCTCGCGGGGGTCCTGAAGCTGATTCCTCAGGTGAAAGTCAAAGCCGTCTAAAACAACCAacgttatttcctcctcctccttcacttCGCAGTTTCTGAGTTCGTCGGGCAAGAGCCATACGGTGGATACCAGTTGTTGCCACGAATCGCACAACATGTAGCGCAGGCCGGCTCCGCCACACGGAACAGAGGTGCAATCCTGCTTTCTCGAGGTTCCCGCCAAGATTTCTCTATACCGCGCTATCGTGAAACCTCCCTTAGAATCTACGTATACGGTCGACTTCTTCGACAGTTCGTTGGACGCCGTTACCTGCATGCAAAACTGGGTCTTCCCGGTGCCGGCGGCGCCGGTCACTTCGATTACCTTGCGCCGAGGAATGCCTCCATCAAGCAAAGCGTCGATGCTGGGAACCCACGTCGCTATACGGTGCAAGTTTTCACTTCGCTTGAGACAATCTGAAGCGGTGTTAACGTGAAGACGGGAGTCTCCCGCCGTCGCTCAAGAACCAATGCCGCCTCAGCAGTGAAAGACGGGCCGGCTGCCATTAGGTCGTCGTCATTTTCGATGCTGGCCTCCTGAAGACGCTTACGTACTCGCTGCGGCAAGATCAGAGAGCAAAAATCCCGCTTTGACATCGCGAAGGGGGAAAACCATGGGGGAAAACGAAGACAAACTTCAGAATGCGGACTTTCAGTTTCCCGGCTCCATTATACTGGCTCAATAGTTTACTTGTTTAGAGGCTTGGCTTGACTGGAAAGTAACGGTTAGGTTTTGTTTCAGTTTCGTTTCTGCTCTCTTCCTGTTTTTTGCTCGGTTGGAGATTAGTAGATACCGCTGCTCTTGAACGCCTATATCGTTTATCATCCACCGCACCCTGGAGCTAACAGTAAACAGAGGTGCGAAGGCCCAACGGTTAGCGGTAATGGAGAGTGTAAGTCCATCTTTTGCCTCGTAGGAGTCTTTCCACAcaataagcattttttttttaaacatttgcACACGCATTTTAATCTTACTGCTcgtcttatttcttttttttttttttcagaataagCTGTGGGGTGGGCGCTTTTCCGGGGAGACCAGTGAAGCTATGTTAAAGTTTAATAACTCCATCACTTACGACCGAAGACTGTGGAAAGAAGACATAGAGGTGAATGCATGTGTACTTTTTTCTCATAAAGTTTCTTGTTGGAACCTCCACGCGCTTATTTATCTCCAGTGCAGCCGCAATCACCCTCGTGGGCATCAGCCATTTGAGGCCACAGTAACATGTAGCCACCATATGTGTGCGTAAATCGTGTATACTAGCGTTGTAATTGCACCATTTTTGCTATATTATCTAGAACTTAGCGCGGTCCgaatagctatatatatatatatatatatatatatatatatatatatatatatatatatatgtgtgtgtgtgtgtgtgtgtgtgtgtgtgtgtgtgtgtgtgtgtgtgtgtgtgtgtgtgtgtgtgtgtgtgaacctCACCAACCAGTATTTTTCATAAACTGTCGGCTAGGTGCACAGCGAGAGTGATCCACAGAACTTACTGAAATGCTATTTAATCTCTTCGCTAATGCTTCTGGTCGCATAGATtgcaacatgtgcgttggatttGCATAATTTTACGAATAACGGGATTTGTTTAAACGAGCACGGAGAAACCATTGCCCCCTTTTTAAAGTAGTTCTCCCACAGGCATTAAACAGTCGTTTTTCATATCAATCAatcttttgtcttcttttttctttcttttacacgACAGGACATGCAATACCTGGAAATCAGGGCGTGTCCTCAGCGAAGCAGTGCCGTATAGTAGTCGCGTATATATCGGTGACACCATTAACAGTGTATTAAATTCTGGCGTCAAATGGGTCACCTAAATATGTGTATGTGCAGATGCGCCCACTTGTTTGAATCTGCATGAAGCGTAATAATTTAAATGCGTTTGCAACTATAACGGCGATGCttacaattttgtttactttcaccCTATGCAACGCGCAATCTTACGCAATGTGTATGTTTATCCACCACGTACAGGTCACGACTTTTATGTTCATGCACTGTATCGTTCACAAGTAATGCCGAAGTGCAAACCCCAAATCAGGTGGATGTACAGTGTGAGACACCTACGGAGCGATGTCACGAAGATGAAcgaagattgattgattgattgactgattttcATGGCTCAAGGGCCAATTCTGGCCAAAGAGTGCGGTGTATGCATGATATGCGCTTGTCGAGTGGAGAGTGGTGATATGTGCATGTAGAGATAAGTAGGACGCGTATCGAAAACGTTTTAACGATTCTGCACCTCTTGTGCCACAGTGACACCCATTCTAGAGGATTGGCCAAAGACGGGCACACGACCAGTGGCACACACCGAATGGCTAAATCGAAGAAGATAACGTAAATCAAAGAATCCGTTAAAGATAATTCGCTATTCCACTAACAGTTTGGTGTGCTGGAGAGACACCTGTGAGCCGATATCATTTGTTCGGGCGGGTTTTATGCAGCAATTTATGTCTTTGTTAAGCGGAACAGAGGTGCGCTTACTCGCACCATATGTACGGCCGTTCGCTGGTACTTTCATTTGGCGCACATATAACCTTCGTACATATCAACGAATACATTCGCCGAGATGCCGACAGATACAGCTCCTTTGAtcaggagaaggctttcgatatcATTAGCCATAAGTACCATTTTCGGGTTTTGAAGGAGGCCGGCTTTAGCGTGGGTTTTCAGCGTATATGGTCCAAGCTTTGTACTCTCGACCAACTTCTGCTGTTCTCATACAGGATCGCATCTCGGAGGCTTTCGTTGTGGGTAGTGGTCATGGAGgtaaaaatactaggagggagcgtcacgtgattccgctagcctcggcaagccaacctcctctgaagccacccctccctctctcaggggccccgtgcgcggtgccttatggggcggaaaaggcccacaaggttgccggaacattcgtgattgtttggtacgtggtaacttttagtggcgcctgccgtcacaggcttggaggcccgtatgcgggtggtggttttctgctactgcgcgcgtcgttcttcgcttcaaatgcgatgccttgaaacgtggagcaagactggggcgcctgactcatgaagacagaaaattttcaagacgtcacttgcgcttaccaccgcggttagtggagttgccagcgctcgcggatCGAAACCCGTCCACACGCCCGAGTGTCGTCTATTTTTCcctcgtactcaagtttcgtcaaatcagctgttgtgcaccttaaactgcggtgcgtattatcgtgctaatttttgtcccgctgtcttgcacctaggaagaaacgagatgttttgaaggacgcTTTTTGGCGGATTTTCGCTTACTCCACTAAGCGAAAATGCAACAAGAAACCTAGCTCTGCTGTGCGTCTTTTgttttgagaaaaataaatagcattagcctgcattctaaacgccgaagtcgtcgccgtttattcatatttgcgtgcactattttctacgattgtatggtgcgacgacgctgttgatcgacgcgcctcggggatccactaTCGTTATGtagtaaagcaaatggacggaatttgtgcattatctagagtttattcagctgttttcgaatgtgagtatagcttcacagcagaattatgtccgagagtcaaacactgccaggagGACCCTtctctctgctagtgtgaaatggcatgaaaactgaatacatatagCGGCAAGAGAGAAATGGCAGCATTCatgcatttgcacttgtggattcattgtgttgctggtgtgcttgtactctggaaagcacatttttatgacaacagtaa contains the following coding sequences:
- the LOC119432769 gene encoding DNA repair protein RAD51 homolog 3-like, with the translated sequence MVFPLRDVKAGFLLSDLAAATTAGDSRLHVNTASDCLKRSENLHRIATWVPSIDALLDGGIPRRKVIEVTGAAGTGKTQFCMQVTASNELSKKSTVYVDSKGGFTIARYREILAGTSRKQDCTSVPCGGAGLRYMLCDSWQQLVSTVWLLPDELRNCEVKEEEEITLVVLDGFDFHLRNQLQDPRERKKVLSGLTQKLVEIANCGAAVLVTNHLSMKPSYSDPSSLVIAPALGQGFGHECAYRATFVEEDGLCKAIFYKAPTFGRTTVLFRIQREGIVEETDGF